A genomic stretch from Malus domestica chromosome 15, GDT2T_hap1 includes:
- the LOC103419068 gene encoding cyclin-D4-1-like, with protein MLISYIKLLSLPMASQGAPMADSFDSATSNLLCAENSNTCFDDLDSNATDDLGHSPSISHKTNQDPNFDHNCRSKSMIDFPSQSEVGVTEMVKRESEHLPTHDYLRRLRSGELDLSTRREALDWIWKAHSHYSFGPLCVWLSMNYWDRFLSLYELPRGKTWALQLLAVACLSIAAKVEETNVPQSVDLQVGDPKFVFEAKTILRMELLVMSTLKWRMQVCTPYTFIDYFLGKICDDQHPLTSSIGRSEQLVLSTIRGIHFLEFRPSEIAAAVAICISGEIQAQSVDIDKAISCFVHVDKERVLKCIELMKDLSLISGSTNRGSASGPSVPPSPNGVLDAACLSCKSDEFIVGSCANSSHSSPDIKRRKPDNQS; from the exons ATGCTCATTTCCTACATAAAGCTACTCTCTTTGCCTAT GGCATCTCAAGGTGCTCCAATGGCAGACAGCTTTGACTCTGCCACCTCAAACCTTCTATGTGCAGAAAATTCGAATACCTGCTTTGATGATCTTGATTCTAATGCCACAGATGACTTGGGGCACTCCCCATCAATTTCCCACAAAACCAATCAAGACCCCAATTTTGATCACAACTGTAGATCTAAGTCCATGATAGATTTTCCATCACAGAGTGAAGTGGGTGTGACTGAAATGGTTAAGAGGGAGAGTGAGCATTTGCCCACACACGATTATCTGAGGAGACTGCGTTCTGGGGAATTAGACTTAAGCACTAGAAGGGAGGCCCTTGATTGGATTTGGAAG GCTCATTCCCATTACAGTTTTGGGCCATTGTGTGTTTGGCTATCTATGAACTACTGGGATCGCTTCCTTTCGCTTTATGAATTGCCT AGAGGTAAAACTTGGGCGTTGCAATTGCTAGCCGTGGCTTGTTTATCAATAGCAGCCAAAGTAGAAGAGACTAATGTACCTCAGTCTGTGGACTTACAG GTTGGAGATCCGAAGTTTGTGTTTGAAGCAAAAACTATACTAAGAATGGAACTACTTGTGATGAGCACCCTAAAATGGAGAATGCAAGTTTGTACTCCTTACACTTTCATTGACTACTTCCTCGGCAAGATATGTGATGATCAACATCCGTTGACATCGTCCATCGGTAGATCAGAACAACTCGTTTTGAGCACAATCAGAG GTATTCACTTTTTGGAATTCAGGCCTTCGGAAATCGCTGCAGCAGTCGCAATTTGTATTTCAGGAGAAATACAAGCACAATCAGTAGACATCGATAAGGCCATTTCTTGTTTCGTACATGTAGACAAG GAAAGAGTGTTGAAGTGTATTGAACTGATGAAAGATTTGTCATTGATCAGCGGTTCCACCAATCGGGGAAGCGCCTCAGGTCCGTCGGTGCCCCCAAGTCCGAATGGGGTGTTGGATGCTGCATGCTTGAGCTGTAAAAGTGATGAATTTATAGTTGGATCATGTGCAAATTCTTCACATAGTAGTCCAGACATTAAGAGGAGGAAACCAGACAATCAGTCATGA